The Pyrus communis chromosome 5, drPyrComm1.1, whole genome shotgun sequence region TGTATGAATTTTCTTTTGGCAACTCTGGACCTCACTGATCCAATTGTCTTCTGACAGAAACCATGGGAAAATCGGCCAAGAAAAGTACACTATTTTCCTATTCAActttctcagtaaccaaacaaGAAGTCAACCAAATCCAAACTTCAACTGAGCGAAGAGTACGAGGTTGCTCTCCAGCCCTTTCGTTCTAAAACCTCATAAACAGACATCTAACAGACTTTGAGGACTCCGAAACATCAAAGTGTTGACATGCATTTCAAACGTACTAATTAATCAGCTGCATTATCTCTAATCCAACCTATAATTTCCTTaaacgaaaattaaaaaaaaatcacactctattttccaattgctttcaGGGTTTTCTAACTTCATCCCATGGAAGATTGCTTGTCATCATCTAAGGTAATCCTGATTCTCATCTTTTCACATCACTCtaacaggttttttttttcaatttattgtttcttaaaatatttcgtttttagtttttagttttagtctCGTTCATTTTCCAAGAAAACAAATAGAGGGATGGATTAAAATCTGAAAGCCAACTGAAATTTAACAGATTTCTGATAGGAACTTGTGaactttttttttggtgaacaaattttagtatttttattgGTGCATGGATTTTAAATACTAACTAACAATTGTAAGAAAAATGTTGAAAACATTACTTGCTGCTGCAACATGCAGAAGTCTCAAAAGGTGGCTGGATTTGAAGGTCCATACCGGCTGCTATATTGTTCGAGCAAGGGAGACAAAGCAGGAGTGATGCGCGAGCTAGAGAAAGGGGTGGAGCCGGATTTAGCTGACTATGATAAGAGAACAGCTCTTCACTTGGCATCCTGTGAAGGCTGCACTGAGATTGTTGTTCTGCTTCTTCAGAAAGGTGCTGATGTGAACTCCACAGATCGCTGGGGCCGCACTGTAAGTTCAACTGTGTTTTCGCCATTGATGTGCgaattttttcaatttggctCATAAGAAGTACTGAAGCATTTTCTAAGACATAGGatcaccatatatatatatatatatatatagattgtcataatttgtttggttaagACTGTATGATCAAAATAAAGGAACAAAGAATatgatcaaaagaaaaattatattttctctTTGCGGATGTTGCAAATATCTTTTTATGGTTTTTCCCTTGTAACAGAATCTCTCTGTTGTCCAATTAATACCAATGGTTTGAGGCATTTGCTGATATGAGTGATCTTTTGCAGCCACTATCAGATGCTCGTAGCTTCAGTCACGAGGCGATTTGCAAGATATTGGAGGCTAAGGGTGGAATAGATCCAGTAATTAACTTTCCTAATTCATACACTTATCTTGTCAAGATTAACAGATGACcaacttttttgttttccatGTAGTCTGCAAACTGCATTTCTTTTGAAATTATTAATATATAGGCATTCTTACATATTGAATATACAAACTTATTGGAAAATGTTTATATGTTAAAGGTAGGGCTTGATTCCCAGCTTCCATGCTATGAACTTGATCACAGAGAGGTGAACATGGATGAAGCAGCACTTATTGGAGAGGtaaattttgttaattcaatttCTTCTGGCAGTAGTCAATGTGAATCGACTTCAGCGCATTTTCTGTTCTAACTTTGTTCAATAGGGACATATATGTGAAATATCTAACCTCTGGACCTACACATTCTTGGTTTTATATCCCGTTCGCAATACTGCATTTACTTAAATTACATAGCAATGCAGGGTTCATATGGTGAGATTTATTTAGTGAGGTGGCGCGGTACAGAAGTTGCTGCTAAAACAATCCGCTCGTCCATTGCTTCCAATCCGATAGTGAAGTGAGTTTCTCTATTTATGCATATCTTTGATCTGATTGTTTGTTTTCATCTTGTAGAAGCCAAAATAAATAGATCAgttaaagtaaaaataagtcaTCCATAAGCTTATAATGAGTATAAATTCGATATAAAGCTTCAGAGAGTTGTAAGTTTctctttatctttattttttgattCAAGAAAGTTGAACTAACTTTTCTAAATTCAGGAATATCTTTATGAAGGAACTCGCTTTGTGGCAAAAGTTGCGCCACCCTAATATCGTGCAATTCCTTGGTGTTTTGAAGCACCCTAGCCGCTTGATCTTCCTTACCGAGTATCTTTGCAATGTTAGTAATTCAATCTTTTTACTTCTTTCCTTCGAAATTCATGTTCATGTTTCTTACACCAATGTGAATGCACCAGGGAAGTTTGCATGATATATTGAAGAGAAAAGGAAGACTTGATCTACAAACTGTAGTTTCTTTTGCTCTAGATATCGCCAGGTACGCGCTTATATACTACTGATATGTGCTTCTGTAATATAATTTTCCATCTTGTACTGTGATTCACCGGTGTTGATGTAATATAAGTGATTGTGGAAACCTATTGATCATATAATGCGTACTTACGATGAGTAACTTTGCATTACAGAGGCATGAATTATCTTCATCAGCATAAACCGCGCCCTATAATTCATCGAGATTTGACACCAAGGTACAGCTCGAAAAAATTGTAAATGCATTTTAGTCAAAATACACGACTTACAGCTCTACGGAATTTGCTctgctaattcttcttctttgttctaTAGAAATGTTTTACAAGATGAAGCCGGGCGCCTCAAGGTCACGGATTTTGGCTTAAGTAAAATTGCACAGGAAAATGATTTATCCGGTTATAAAATGACTGGACGAACAGGTTCATGTAAGACACTGTCTTTTTGCTCAAAATCAAGTATCCCTAGATATTTTGGTACTTGTTCTGATATGCTCTTATCATAATTGCTAGATCGTTATATGGCACCTGAGGTTTATCGTCGAGAATCATATGGAACGAGTATTGATATCTTCTCATTCGCTCTCATAGTCCATGAGGTGAGCTTGTAAACTTGTGTCTCAAGTAAGCCTTTCTAACAAACATGAACGTTATTTCTGGTATATCGAGGTTGCCCTTTCAGAATGTTATACAtagttatgttttttttgttatagaTGTTTCTTGGAGGACCACCTAATCTGGCAGAGGATCCAGAAAAAATTGCAGACAAGCGCGCATACGAGGATTCTCGACCACCTCTCTACTCTTATTTGTACCCCGAGCCAATCAGGACGTGAGTGTTCTTGGACTAGTTGAATATTTCGCCATAGCAGATTCTTTAACAACCATTAGAATAAACCTTACAGATATAAGCTTGTATAGTTTCTGGTGCTAAGAAAATGCAGTTAGAAAGTATGTCTGCATGTACAAATTGTTCGCTTAAGAACTCATTGCTCTCGAATTTGTTTCCAAACTTGCATCTAAAACTAAACTCAATCCACCAATGCAAGCAAGATTTAGCAACTAAACCTAGTAAGTTTAGGGCTCCTTTGGTATTGtcgtgcttttaaaaaaaaaaaattacttctgCTATTACGTGAGGATAATCAACTATGAAATTAAgtgttttaattgtataatGTAGGCTTCTGAAAGAATGCTGGCACCAGAATCCAGATTGTCGGCCGACGTTTGAAGAGATTATTGTGAAGCTGGAGGAGATTCAGGATCAGTTAAAGAACAAGAGGAAAATGGGTACATGTAGCGGTGTTTGTGTCATTTCCTAAAGATGGATCTATGGAAGTCTTAGGACTCGTTTGGAtatgattttaaaatgattgaaagagCTTCTAGTGAAAATATCTTTGGAAACAATCCTCAGTTAAAATGTTAGTAAAtcctggaaaagcacttaaagtgcttcctggaagGAGCTCATAACTAgtgcttcttgtagaaagcacttaaagtgcttttgaaacccaaaaacattttctttaaaaacgttttcagttattttaaaagcacatccaaacgagcccttagaCATGTCAAGAAAGCCCATCCTtcttttttgtgtgtatgtgtatgtgtatgCAAGTGGTATTTTCTGTATAAACTTGTTTACAAGATTAGCAGCTACCATTTTGAATGTTTCGGTGAGTACTGGTTGGAACCAGGTGTTCTATCTTTCAAATAGTATCAAACATTATATATATCTGTTTGAAGGCAATCAATAATACGTCTGGGTGGTGTAGTCGGTTATCACGCTAGTCTCACACACTAGAGGTCCCCGGTTCGAACCCGGGCTCAGACAtttctattatttatttatttttgtttattataaAGTTTTAAGATGAATTGAAATTCATAGGCTTCTATTGGACAAAATGGACTCAGTCTAACAAAATAATTGATAAAGCTGACAGTTGAGAGACGTCGACACAACTTGAAAATTTAAAGGTGCTCATGACCAAATTGAAAGTTTAGAGAACAAAATGAAACAGGATTTGTATGTCAATTTCTTCATGTGATGTGATCCATCAAAACTTGCAATGAGGTTAAAGAACTTATTTCTTTCCTTCATCATTTACAGTGGAATTGGGAGGCCAACTATCTACATACAAcaactacaacaacaacaaagcctaaTATCACTAAGTGTGattggctatatgaatcctaaaatGTCATTGCACTCGGTTTTGtgtcatgttttcaaaaatgaAGAAGAGCCAAAGTATGACATGatgatatatatacacacatgaaACATAATCTAGTGTTGGAACAGACAAAACTAATAAGGTTCCTTGGTTCTCATAATTTCTATATTTACAAATTTCAACCTCGAGGCTCAATCATCGTATAGATGGCGTAAGGTGCAAGAAACTCGTAGGTCTGCAGACTCGCGGAGTTATGTTTCGGTGCCTGTATAACGTTTGTGAAGATAATTGCAGCTGACTTTCTGATCCATCTAAGACTTAAGGCCTAGGCTGCCCATTTTGAAACTGCTGCTCAGACTGGATCCTTCCTTTTGCAGCAAGCCGTGCGCGGATTAGTTTTTCGCTTGCAAGGGCCTCCTGTACATTGTTTCGAACTGAGTTGCAAAGATCGTCAAGGGCAAGCATTGGAAATGGCTCCTCAATCAGAACACCCACCTGCAGAATTTGGAAAATGAACACGAGTGGCATTAATATTTCATTTCAGGTGGAAATGCAGTCGGAAGTTTAGGGTAGCATACCCATAGAAGTGATCAGGCAGAGGCAACTCATATCACAGTAGCAGATACGATTCTTTCGAATCTTCTGCCATCAGCATTCAAGAATCCAGTTCATTAACCTTTTTGGAGAATGAAACAGTACAAGACTAGATGTATTACAGCAGTAAAAGCCGGTGTTCCAGAATGAAACATATATGAAGTGACGATTGATAGTTTAAGAGTGAAAGTGCGATTCCGGATGTGTCTTTCTATTGGTCTAATACAAGATTAAAAGACTAAGGTCAGAGGAAATCTGTTTGAGACCTCGGTTACAGTCTCATCAAAACCATTGTTGGACACCATTGGTCCCATTCCGTTTATACAAAGAATGGCTTTTCTAATCATATTAAAGGAAGAAATATGAAATATGCAGCACTAAAAAGGGAACATAACATAGCAGGGACAGAAAGGAACACACTTGTTCGATGCAGAACAGTGAAGCTGCACTGATGAAAGTAGCGGGAACCACAATCCAGTGGCAATCATCCCATAGTATAATAGGGAGAGTGAGATGCCAGAGGACTAGAAACCTTGAGGTCAAGCGCGTATAAGACAGAGGGATGGGAGTACCAATTAGCTGTTCACATACGCCAATTCCTTCATGGAAACAAGAGATCTTTGATTGCTGCATAATGATAAGGTAAGATACTGATTAAGTTTCTTCGTCGACATGATCTTTGATTGCAGATTGTTTAAGAATGAAATAATACTGATTTACACCTGCCAACTGTTTACTGATATTTTATTCAAGAAACCATGTCACTAGTAATTTTGATTGAACTTATGCACCAGAAAGATCATGAGAacaaaaaaatatcaagtaaaaTAGTAATCTGAGACTACTATTAATCAAGGAAGGGAAGGGATTACCAACATAATTCTCCTTGATTCCTCCAACTTTAGCAATTGAAGGCTCCGGGAGATGAACTGAATAATGCAGCCAGGTCGATGTTTTGAGTTCAAAACTACTAGCAGATCATCTACTTCAAGCAAATTTTGGAGGTCTCGTCCAATATCTGAGCCATAAATGACATGACACTGCACTTAAAAGTTCACCTCTATCAAATGATTGCGTTACCAATATCAAACTTAACAAAGAACAGCTTCAAAGAATGAACAAGAAACAGAATCATGTTTTTCTTCAGCTTGGAAAAATCAACGAAACAAAAGGTAAGGCTCTAGCTCATGTTATAGTTAACTGAGCATTTCTTTACCGATTGCACATTCACTTTGGGATTACTTTTCAATGATCAATTTCGTGTGCTCTCATCTTTTTCTCAGTAATTTACAACCTGTTAAAAGTATAATACAACCAAATagaatagaataaggcatgcaAAGCTTCTAACAAGACTACATTTCAAACCCGAAAGCCACAAACCTTCAGTGCAACAGGGAAGGCCACAATATACTGCAAAAGTGCCTTCTTGAGTTGTGCATCACCCGAAGTCTCAACACTAGAAATGATCTGCCTTGCGAAATCATTAGCCCCTGCAATCACCTCAGTCCAAGCCTTCCTCCCTTCTTCAAACCTCGAATACGAAGCCTCTGTCCTGAACACCAGCAACAACGCCAATGCCGGCGCTGTGAGCTGGTATGGCAAAGATGAGGACCTCAACAACGGGAAAATTCCCGGAAGCAAATCCAACGCAACTGCTGTATTATAGCTAGCAATCACCACAGCTACCAAAGTAAAAGCAATCACCGGCGGTATCAAAGACAAGATGACTCTTGACGAAAGGCTTGAGAGCAAGTGCCGGAGATGGCGGTAGGAGTTTCTGTGATGCATCCATTTCTCATGGTCATAAAGTGTTCTGTGCTGTCTCATTCCACGCTCTTGCGTGCGGTCTGCCCAGTCGGGTATGATTCGCAGTATTGAGATTAGGGTTTGGACCGGAGAGGAAGATGATGGCGGCGAAGGGTTTGGGGTTGGGGATTGTGAGCAGAGGAGCTTGAACTTGAGGGTTTTTGGTCTGGAGGGAAGGTTTTGAAATTGTAATGTGGAAAAGTGTTGGGGGTGGACAAGTTGGAAGAGAGTAAGATTTTGGGGGAGAGTTTGATGGGGTTTCTGGATTGTGTCAGCATTTGGAGGAGCTAGGGTTTGGAGGGAGAGGGAAGAAGGAAGGGGCATGTTATGGTTTCACAGAGTGCGGGAGTTTTAGttggagagggagggagggagggagggagtggATGAGTTAGTTAAATAACGGTTATGTGTGAAGGAGGTTTTtacacattttcaaattttagttgGACTAAAAATTTGATGCTTTAGTTAGGAAGGGGGGATGCTGGTGGGACTCAAGAAGGGTGACAGGCTCATCTGCACCGTCTATCAAATTGCCACAGATATtagcttattaaaaaatttgaaaatatgtttggtaaaaaaaaaaaaaaagtgcttatataaaaaattactaTTAATGACAATAGAACAGTACGGAAAACAGAAGCAAGGTTTACCATGCTTCtaacaaaattgttttttttttttcaaagcatggTGAACAGTGCCCAtctaatgaaattttcaaatgacaagTATAGCTctgcatattttacaaaatgacAATCTTTGCTCCTACAATATTCTCTTTGGCAATTATTATATCTTATTAAATATCATATCTTTTTTAGTCACTTGACATATTCAcatgaattttatataaaaatttaccaaacatttatacactttttttttttttggttataaacactttcacaaaaaatgttcatcaaacattctataatttattttacatatatttattattatagcACAACATAATAGTTCTTTTAAAAAAcgcagcaataccaaactaacTCTTTAAGAAGCTAAAATCTGTCACTGAAAACCGGCACGTAATGGGAGGGTGCCCAAGAACTCTTCCATCACTCCAAGATATTGTTCCGAGGTGCGACAAATTGAGTCCTAACATTCCACTCGCTTTCGTACCCAACGCCCTCGCTGCACCACTTTATTGGCACTTTCCCTAAGGTAGCCCTTTGCTCCTTCCTGCGGAGTTTGAGGCCAAGTGCACAGTgaaacctggctctgataccaattctTAGGAGTGTGGGTAAAATTTGCACCCAAAACCAGCTCGTAAGGAAAGGGTGCTAAGAGCTCTTAACCACTCCACAATAATCTATTTCTCCGATGTTGGACAATTGGGTCCTACAACCCGGGATCGCATGACTTATAACATGTAATATAGTGAACATCATAATCATATCCGCACTGAGTTGAGTTCTATATCAGCAGCAAGGAGAATATCATACATAAAACCAAGCATGAAACTATCTTTCTGCAAAAGGTACACAAGG contains the following coding sequences:
- the LOC137734330 gene encoding serine/threonine-protein kinase 12-like; amino-acid sequence: MEDCLSSSKKSQKVAGFEGPYRLLYCSSKGDKAGVMRELEKGVEPDLADYDKRTALHLASCEGCTEIVVLLLQKGADVNSTDRWGRTPLSDARSFSHEAICKILEAKGGIDPVGLDSQLPCYELDHREVNMDEAALIGEGSYGEIYLVRWRGTEVAAKTIRSSIASNPIVKNIFMKELALWQKLRHPNIVQFLGVLKHPSRLIFLTEYLCNGSLHDILKRKGRLDLQTVVSFALDIARGMNYLHQHKPRPIIHRDLTPRNVLQDEAGRLKVTDFGLSKIAQENDLSGYKMTGRTGSYRYMAPEVYRRESYGTSIDIFSFALIVHEMFLGGPPNLAEDPEKIADKRAYEDSRPPLYSYLYPEPIRTLLKECWHQNPDCRPTFEEIIVKLEEIQDQLKNKRKMGTCSGVCVIS
- the LOC137733142 gene encoding voltage-dependent chloride channel 1, chloroplastic-like encodes the protein MPLPSSLSLQTLAPPNADTIQKPHQTLPQNLTLFQLVHPQHFSTLQFQNLPSRPKTLKFKLLCSQSPTPNPSPPSSSSPVQTLISILRIIPDWADRTQERGMRQHRTLYDHEKWMHHRNSYRHLRHLLSSLSSRVILSLIPPVIAFTLVAVVIASYNTAVALDLLPGIFPLLRSSSLPYQLTAPALALLLVFRTEASYSRFEEGRKAWTEVIAGANDFARQIISSVETSGDAQLKKALLQYIVAFPVALKCHVIYGSDIGRDLQNLLEVDDLLVVLNSKHRPGCIIQFISRSLQLLKLEESRRIMLQSKISCFHEGIGVCEQLIGTPIPLSYTRLTSRFLVLWHLTLPIILWDDCHWIVVPATFISAASLFCIEQVGVLIEEPFPMLALDDLCNSVRNNVQEALASEKLIRARLAAKGRIQSEQQFQNGQPRP